From a region of the Bacillota bacterium genome:
- a CDS encoding ADP-ribosylglycohydrolase family protein, with amino-acid sequence MIKAWQWELEQRRQAVPRILTEEEQTWDSIFRVRDAEDERIRIYWRSEVPGSGAPECLVAGAIQSMENRGRRVEEAEALFADGLKALETGDLATLHRLTSLILKTLQEAPRDEGSPYWKFHTPTSWEEHIAAVRFPDPVPVSPHTPQFTERVYAGWLAQVCGGALGTALEGYTTDRLMEVFGDIRGYVRKPNTFNDDITYELAFLKAFEYRGYHVTSQDIAEEWVALIPFGWSAEDIALRNLKLGVYPPESGRRSNPFSEWIGAQMRGTVCGLVAPGDPRQAARLAWIDGVISHEGNGVLGEVFNAVMTSLAFVRGDIRGIVQNAIDLLPPESEYHSVVREALGVCREASDWLAAWRKCEKRLERYNWVHAYPNAAAEVVALWFGNGDFDETMRIVALAGQDVDCNAAQVATVLGVALGPSALGEHWTKPIGDRLQTYVRGMEELSIAHLARWNVDLVRRALARYD; translated from the coding sequence ATGATCAAGGCGTGGCAGTGGGAACTCGAGCAACGCAGGCAAGCTGTCCCCAGGATCCTCACGGAAGAGGAACAGACCTGGGATTCCATTTTCAGGGTGAGAGACGCAGAGGACGAGCGCATCAGGATTTACTGGCGCAGCGAGGTCCCCGGGTCGGGGGCGCCCGAGTGCCTGGTGGCCGGGGCGATTCAATCCATGGAAAACCGCGGCCGCCGTGTGGAAGAGGCCGAGGCGCTGTTTGCAGACGGCCTGAAGGCCCTGGAAACGGGAGACCTCGCAACCCTTCACCGGTTGACCTCCTTGATTTTGAAGACCCTCCAGGAGGCGCCCAGGGACGAAGGCTCCCCGTACTGGAAGTTCCACACGCCGACATCGTGGGAGGAACACATCGCCGCCGTTCGGTTCCCTGACCCCGTCCCGGTCTCGCCCCATACACCCCAGTTCACAGAAAGGGTTTATGCCGGCTGGTTGGCGCAGGTGTGCGGAGGCGCCCTCGGGACCGCCCTGGAGGGCTACACCACCGACCGACTCATGGAGGTGTTCGGCGATATCAGAGGCTACGTGCGCAAACCCAACACCTTCAACGATGACATCACCTACGAACTGGCCTTCCTCAAGGCTTTCGAGTACCGGGGCTACCACGTGACGTCGCAAGACATCGCCGAGGAATGGGTGGCACTGATCCCCTTCGGTTGGTCCGCCGAAGACATCGCCCTCAGGAATCTGAAGCTGGGGGTATATCCTCCGGAAAGCGGGCGCCGGTCTAACCCGTTCTCCGAATGGATCGGGGCACAGATGAGGGGCACCGTGTGCGGGCTGGTGGCGCCCGGGGATCCCCGGCAGGCCGCTCGGCTGGCCTGGATCGACGGGGTGATCTCCCACGAGGGCAACGGGGTGCTGGGCGAGGTCTTCAACGCCGTCATGACCTCCCTGGCCTTCGTACGCGGGGACATCCGGGGCATCGTACAGAACGCCATCGACCTGCTGCCCCCCGAGAGCGAATACCATTCCGTCGTACGGGAGGCTCTCGGGGTCTGCAGGGAAGCAAGCGACTGGCTGGCGGCCTGGAGGAAATGCGAGAAGCGTCTGGAGCGGTACAACTGGGTCCACGCCTACCCGAACGCGGCAGCTGAGGTGGTGGCCCTCTGGTTCGGCAACGGGGACTTCGACGAGACCATGCGCATTGTGGCCCTGGCTGGCCAGGACGTGGACTGCAACGCAGCCCAGGTTGCGACGGTGCTGGGCGTAGCGCTCGGCCCGAGCGCCCTCGGCGAGCATTGGACGAAACCCATCGGAGACCGGCTGCAGACTTACGTGCGGGGAATGGAAGAACTGAGCATCGCGCACCTTGCGCGCTGGAACGTCGACTTGGTCAGGAGAGCTTTGGCGCGTTACGACTGA
- a CDS encoding nucleoside hydrolase encodes MRKPVIIDCDPGHDDAIALLLAFASDLLDVRAVTVVAGNQTLDKTLRNALRVLSFAGIEVEVAAGAGKPLCRPLIVAPQVHGESGLDGPILPEPAYGPSPRSAVDVIVDTLRRSPAPVTLIPTGPLTNVALALSVAPDIKKNIERITLMGGAPYEGNWTPAAEFNILVDPEAARIVFESGVPITMVGLDVTHKAQVYPEDVQALYAMNRRVARMVAELLDFYALFHRRFGFRGSPLHDPVAVAAVIDPTMLTTRHLRVDIECHGEFTTGRTVVDIYGVTGRPPNADVALEIDRERFMRMLFEALEKYD; translated from the coding sequence GCCTTCGCTTCCGACCTCCTCGACGTCAGGGCGGTGACGGTGGTAGCCGGCAACCAGACCCTCGACAAGACTCTGCGCAACGCCCTGCGCGTCCTGAGCTTCGCCGGCATCGAGGTGGAGGTGGCAGCAGGAGCAGGCAAACCCCTGTGCCGACCCCTGATCGTGGCACCGCAAGTCCACGGGGAAAGCGGCCTGGACGGTCCCATCCTGCCCGAGCCCGCGTACGGGCCCAGTCCGCGGTCGGCGGTGGACGTCATTGTGGACACGCTCCGGCGGAGCCCGGCCCCGGTGACCCTCATCCCCACCGGGCCCCTCACCAACGTGGCCCTGGCCCTGTCCGTTGCGCCCGACATCAAGAAGAACATCGAGAGGATCACCCTCATGGGCGGGGCCCCATACGAGGGCAACTGGACGCCGGCGGCCGAGTTCAATATCCTGGTCGATCCCGAGGCCGCCCGTATCGTCTTCGAGTCGGGGGTACCCATCACCATGGTCGGCCTGGACGTCACCCACAAGGCCCAGGTGTATCCTGAAGACGTCCAGGCCCTCTACGCCATGAACCGGCGCGTGGCCCGCATGGTGGCCGAACTGCTGGATTTCTACGCCCTCTTCCACCGGCGGTTTGGTTTCCGGGGAAGCCCGCTGCACGACCCCGTGGCCGTGGCGGCCGTCATCGATCCCACCATGTTGACGACGCGCCACCTGCGCGTGGACATCGAGTGCCACGGCGAGTTTACCACCGGGCGCACGGTGGTGGACATTTACGGGGTGACCGGTAGGCCCCCCAACGCCGACGTGGCCCTCGAGATTGACCGCGAGCGCTTCATGAGGATGCTGTTCGAGGCCCTGGAGAAATACGACTGA